A single region of the Salvelinus sp. IW2-2015 unplaced genomic scaffold, ASM291031v2 Un_scaffold992, whole genome shotgun sequence genome encodes:
- the srebf2 gene encoding sterol regulatory element-binding protein 2 isoform X3, translated as MDSNVSGEYISTMENMDPTLSELGDEFTLGDIDEMLQFVSNQVGDFPDLFEDQMASAGSLQNGAGATPRPPTQAPQTPQTTTTVYQXSKVTLXPTQTLAPHSLPLTPPQTPVQTFSSGQHQIRAPPLLQPRPQMQAIQPQPQQQPTIQVHSQSIPMQTHSFPVHTLVQTHNQALPIQTQAQTVMITSSGGQSRFIQNPVICHQSPTTSFQVLQPQMQSIMTSPQVQPMTIQHQRLLQTGQTIQTLSTAPTVHTMQQQVQQVPLLVHQPQILKTENLVLTTLKPDGTQVLSTMQNPGITTLTHPIQTQTLQTLMGSNILTTVPVMMGGGDKLPIKQLSSGTSHCVGGNRQVMDHGMGMVMGPGGVMKEGERRTTHNIIEKRYRSSINDKILELRDLVMGGDTKMHKSGVLRKAIDYIKYLQQVNHKLRQENLALKMNSKNKSVVLSDDVEMKPEMLMMSPPASESGSGSPREFSPYCIDSEPGSPLLDHEQVKSEPGSPSSVGVMDRSRLLLCALTFFCLSLNPLPSLLGSEAQGSSGLTSAHGASRTLFSLPSQTQNFATWLWCLLPWLTVWMLSGVGAVWGCVRVLYLWEPVTPLHSPKSVSFWRQRKQADLHLNRGDYTAAMASLKTCLSVLTRALPTTSWDLLFSLSWNLIRYCLHHPTPLGWLVRQVGGKHKGEESKTSSRDAALVYHRLSQLQLTGKLPQRSGLWALSLSMSAVNLSESAQSKMAPAQQAQIYVTAATALRTVLGHHLSCLPGYLLSCAEGVASQSDSKPIPDCLHWLFTPLGRQFFLSCDWSVKSESREGVYTSQRDPADPIAQLHRCFCEKLLERAVHSLIQPHTDTEXDKPKNDSGEFSSALEFLQLLNSCTEESSSPPFXAPPNHTTMPVADPVSRWWALVLKAAAHWLQGDDVAVRSLLAEAERMPRALHTLDHPLPKAVLLLCKAVQMSLSPLKGEGAVASLSHCERASSYLRTSISVPLSAQPGNWLNKGVELLVCDLLLTLRTSLWQRGSSSNGEPGPAPSSQLAGFQRDLSSLRRLGQCYRQAQHKVFLHETTVRLMAGASPTRTHQLLEHSLRRRTNNPGYTTAEGDCVLGERERAHAILLACRHLPLPLLTPPGHRARLLAEAKRTLERVGDRRSLQDCQQILLRLSGGTTIAAS; from the exons AGATGCTCCAGTTTGTCAGCAACCAGGTGGGGGACTTCCCCGACCTCTTTGAGGACCAGATGGCCTCTGCGGGCTCCCTACAGAATGGTGCTGGGGCCACCCCACGCCCACCCACTCAAGCCCCACAGACACCCCAGACCACTACCACAGTTTACCAGKACAGCAARGTGACCCTCARCCCCACCCAAACACTGGCCCCCCAYTCCCTGCCCCTCACCCCACCACAGACCCCAGTCCAGACGTTCTCTTCGGGGCAGCATCAGATCCGCGCCCCTCCCCTGCTCCAGCCCCGGCCCCAGATGCAGGCcatccagccccagccccagcagcAACCCACCATCCAGGTCCACAGCCAGAGCATCCCCATGCAGACGCATAGCTTCCCTGTGCACACCCTGGTCCAGACCCACAACCAGGCTCTGCCCATTCAGACCCAGGCCCAGACGGTGATGATCACATCCAGCGGCGGCCAGTCCCGCTTTATCCAGAACCCTGTCATCTGCCACCAGAGTCCCACTACAAGCTTCCAAG TCCTCCAACCGCAGATGCAGAGCATAATGACATCACCACAGGTTCAACCCATGACCATCCAGCACCAGAGACTACTGCAGACGGGCCAGACCATCCAGACTCTCTCCACCGCGCCTACAGTCCACACCATGCAACAGCAGGTTCAACAGGTACCC CTTCTGGTCCACCAGCCTCAGATTCTGAAGACAGAGAATCTGGTTCTGACCACCCTGAAACCTGATGGGACACAGGTTCTGTCCACCATGCAGAACCCTGGGATCACCACCTTGACCCATCCTATCCAGACACAGACTCTACAG ACTCTGATGGGCAGTAACATCCTGACCACTGTGCCTGTCAtgatggggggtggagacaagctgCCCATCAAACAGCTGTCGTCAGGCACCTCCCACTGTGTAGGTGGGAACAGGCAGGTGATGGACCATGGGATGGGGATGGTGATGGGTCCAGGGGGGGTgatgaaggagggggagaggagaaccaCCCACAACATCATTGAGAAGAGGTACCGCTCCTCCATCAATGACAAGATCCTGGAGCTGAGAGACCTGGTCATGGGCGGCGACACCAAG ATGCACAAGTCAGGAGTGCTGAGGAAAGCCATCGACTACATCAAATACCTGCAGCAGGTCAACCACAAACTACGGCAGGAGAACCTGGCCCTCAAGATGAACAGCAAGAACA AGTCAGTGGTGCTGTCTGACGATGTGGAGATGAAACCAGAGATGCTGATGATGTCACCTCCAGCCTCGGAGTCTGGTTCAGGATCTCCTCGTGAGTTCTCTCCATACTGCATCGACTCCGAGCCTGGCAGTCCCTTACTGGACCATGAGCAG gtGAAGAGTGAGCCTGGCTCACCATCTTCCGTGGGAGTGATGGATcgctctcgtctcctcctctgcGCCCTCACCTTCTTCTGCCTCTCCCTCAACCCCCTGCCCTCTCTCCTGGGATCTGAGGCCCAGGGCAGCTCTGGCTTGACCTCTGCACACGGAGCCTCCAGGACGCTGTTCTCATTACCCAGCCAGACCCAGAACTTTG CGACCTGGCTTTGGTGCCTGTTGCCATGGTTGACGGTGTGGATGTTGAGCGGTGTTGGGGCAGTGTGGGGCTGTGTTAGGGTCCTCTACCTCTGGGAGCCTGTCACCCCCCTCCACTCGCCCAAATCTGTCTCTTTCTGGAGGCAACGTAAACAAGCAGACCTACATCTCAACAGA GGTGACTATACAGCAGCCATGGCCAGTTTGAAAACCTGCCTGTCAGTCTTGACCAGAGCGCTGCCCACCACCAGTTGggacctcctcttctccctctcctggaACCTAATTCGCTACTGTCTGCATCACCCCACCCCTCTGGGCTGGCTGGTTCGCCAGGTTGGTGGGAAGCACAAGGGGGAGGAGTCCAAGACCAGCTCCCGGGATGCAGCTCTGGTCTACCATAggctgagccagctgcagctcaCAG ggaAGCTTCCCCAGCGCAGTGGCCTGtgggctctgtctctgtctatgagTGCTGTCAACCTCAGTGAGAGCGCCCAAAGCAAGATGGCCCCTGCCCAGCAGGCCCAGATCTATGTCACCGCGGCAACAGCTTTGCGCACTGTCCTGGGCCACCACCTCTCCTGCCTGCCT GGTTACCTGTTGAGCTGTGCTGAGGGTGTGGCCAGCCAATCAGACTCCAAGCCCATCCCTGACTGTCTGCACTGGCTCTTCACCCCATTGGGCAGGCAGTTCTTCCTCAGCTGTGATTGGTCTGTGAAGTCTGAGAGCAGAGAGGGCGTGTACACTTCCCAGAGAGACCCAG cTGACCCCATCGCTCAGCTGCATCGTTGTTTTTGTGAGAAGCTGCTGGAGAGAGCTGTGCACTCCCTCATCCAGCCCCACACTGACACGGAGGKAGACAAGCCCAAGAACGACTCTGG ggagttCTCCAGTGCCTTGGAGTTTCTCCAGCTATTAAACAGCTGCACAGAggagtcctcctctcctcccttcKCAGCCCCACCTAATCACACCACCATGCCAG TGGCAGACCCAGTGAGTCGCTGGTGGGCATTGGTCCTAAAGGCTGCTGCCCATTGGCTGCAAGGAGATGATGTCGCTGTGAGGTCACTGCTGGCAGAGGCAGAGCGCATGCCCAGAGCTCTCCATACCCTCGA TCATCCGTTGCCCaaggctgtgctgctgctgtgtaAGGCGGTGCAGATGAGCCTGTCTCCTCTGAAGGGAGAGGGGGCGGTGGCCAGTCTGTCTCACTGCGAAAGGGCCAGCAGCTACCTGCGCACCAGCATCTCTGTTCCCCTGTCCGCCCAGCCTGGCAACTGGCTCAACAAG GGGGTGGAGCTCCTGGTCTGTGACCTCTTGCTGACCCTCAGGACCAGCCTATGGCAAAGAGGAAGCAGCAGcaatggggagccaggccccGCCCCTAGCTCCCAATTGGCTGGATTCCAGCGGGACCTGAGTTCGTTGCGAAGGCTGGGCCAATGCTACAGACAGGCACAACACAAG GTGTTCCTGCATGAGACCACAGTGAGGCTGATGGCTGGTGCCAGTCCCACCCGCACACACCAGCTACTGGAGCACAGCCTCCGACGCAGGACCAACAATCCTGGATACACCACGG CAGAGGGTGACTGTGTTCTGGGTGAGCGTGAAAGGGCTCATGCCATCCTGCTGGCGTGCCGCCACCTACCCTTACCCCTGCTGACCCCACCAGGGCACCGCGCCCGCCTGCTGGCCGAGGCCAAGCGCACGCTTGAGCGTGTGGGCGACCGCCGCTCCCTACAGGACTGTCAGCAGATCCTGCTCCGCCTCAGCGGGGGCACCACCATCGCGGCCTCCTGA
- the srebf2 gene encoding sterol regulatory element-binding protein 2 isoform X1 — translation MDSNVSGEYISTMENMDPTLSELGDEFTLGDIDEMLQFVSNQVGDFPDLFEDQMASAGSLQNGAGATPRPPTQAPQTPQTTTTVYQXSKVTLXPTQTLAPHSLPLTPPQTPVQTFSSGQHQIRAPPLLQPRPQMQAIQPQPQQQPTIQVHSQSIPMQTHSFPVHTLVQTHNQALPIQTQAQTVMITSSGGQSRFIQNPVICHQSPTTSFQVLQPQMQSIMTSPQVQPMTIQHQRLLQTGQTIQTLSTAPTVHTMQQQVQQVPLLVHQPQILKTENLVLTTLKPDGTQVLSTMQNPGITTLTHPIQTQTLQVPTLMGSNILTTVPVMMGGGDKLPIKQLSSGTSHCVGGNRQVMDHGMGMVMGPGGVMKEGERRTTHNIIEKRYRSSINDKILELRDLVMGGDTKMHKSGVLRKAIDYIKYLQQVNHKLRQENLALKMNSKNKSVVLSDDVEMKPEMLMMSPPASESGSGSPREFSPYCIDSEPGSPLLDHEQVKSEPGSPSSVGVMDRSRLLLCALTFFCLSLNPLPSLLGSEAQGSSGLTSAHGASRTLFSLPSQTQNFATWLWCLLPWLTVWMLSGVGAVWGCVRVLYLWEPVTPLHSPKSVSFWRQRKQADLHLNRGDYTAAMASLKTCLSVLTRALPTTSWDLLFSLSWNLIRYCLHHPTPLGWLVRQVGGKHKGEESKTSSRDAALVYHRLSQLQLTGKLPQRSGLWALSLSMSAVNLSESAQSKMAPAQQAQIYVTAATALRTVLGHHLSCLPGYLLSCAEGVASQSDSKPIPDCLHWLFTPLGRQFFLSCDWSVKSESREGVYTSQRDPADPIAQLHRCFCEKLLERAVHSLIQPHTDTEXDKPKNDSGEFSSALEFLQLLNSCTEESSSPPFXAPPNHTTMPVADPVSRWWALVLKAAAHWLQGDDVAVRSLLAEAERMPRALHTLDHPLPKAVLLLCKAVQMSLSPLKGEGAVASLSHCERASSYLRTSISVPLSAQPGNWLNKGVELLVCDLLLTLRTSLWQRGSSSNGEPGPAPSSQLAGFQRDLSSLRRLGQCYRQAQHKVFLHETTVRLMAGASPTRTHQLLEHSLRRRTNNPGYTTAEGDCVLGERERAHAILLACRHLPLPLLTPPGHRARLLAEAKRTLERVGDRRSLQDCQQILLRLSGGTTIAAS, via the exons AGATGCTCCAGTTTGTCAGCAACCAGGTGGGGGACTTCCCCGACCTCTTTGAGGACCAGATGGCCTCTGCGGGCTCCCTACAGAATGGTGCTGGGGCCACCCCACGCCCACCCACTCAAGCCCCACAGACACCCCAGACCACTACCACAGTTTACCAGKACAGCAARGTGACCCTCARCCCCACCCAAACACTGGCCCCCCAYTCCCTGCCCCTCACCCCACCACAGACCCCAGTCCAGACGTTCTCTTCGGGGCAGCATCAGATCCGCGCCCCTCCCCTGCTCCAGCCCCGGCCCCAGATGCAGGCcatccagccccagccccagcagcAACCCACCATCCAGGTCCACAGCCAGAGCATCCCCATGCAGACGCATAGCTTCCCTGTGCACACCCTGGTCCAGACCCACAACCAGGCTCTGCCCATTCAGACCCAGGCCCAGACGGTGATGATCACATCCAGCGGCGGCCAGTCCCGCTTTATCCAGAACCCTGTCATCTGCCACCAGAGTCCCACTACAAGCTTCCAAG TCCTCCAACCGCAGATGCAGAGCATAATGACATCACCACAGGTTCAACCCATGACCATCCAGCACCAGAGACTACTGCAGACGGGCCAGACCATCCAGACTCTCTCCACCGCGCCTACAGTCCACACCATGCAACAGCAGGTTCAACAGGTACCC CTTCTGGTCCACCAGCCTCAGATTCTGAAGACAGAGAATCTGGTTCTGACCACCCTGAAACCTGATGGGACACAGGTTCTGTCCACCATGCAGAACCCTGGGATCACCACCTTGACCCATCCTATCCAGACACAGACTCTACAGGTACCG ACTCTGATGGGCAGTAACATCCTGACCACTGTGCCTGTCAtgatggggggtggagacaagctgCCCATCAAACAGCTGTCGTCAGGCACCTCCCACTGTGTAGGTGGGAACAGGCAGGTGATGGACCATGGGATGGGGATGGTGATGGGTCCAGGGGGGGTgatgaaggagggggagaggagaaccaCCCACAACATCATTGAGAAGAGGTACCGCTCCTCCATCAATGACAAGATCCTGGAGCTGAGAGACCTGGTCATGGGCGGCGACACCAAG ATGCACAAGTCAGGAGTGCTGAGGAAAGCCATCGACTACATCAAATACCTGCAGCAGGTCAACCACAAACTACGGCAGGAGAACCTGGCCCTCAAGATGAACAGCAAGAACA AGTCAGTGGTGCTGTCTGACGATGTGGAGATGAAACCAGAGATGCTGATGATGTCACCTCCAGCCTCGGAGTCTGGTTCAGGATCTCCTCGTGAGTTCTCTCCATACTGCATCGACTCCGAGCCTGGCAGTCCCTTACTGGACCATGAGCAG gtGAAGAGTGAGCCTGGCTCACCATCTTCCGTGGGAGTGATGGATcgctctcgtctcctcctctgcGCCCTCACCTTCTTCTGCCTCTCCCTCAACCCCCTGCCCTCTCTCCTGGGATCTGAGGCCCAGGGCAGCTCTGGCTTGACCTCTGCACACGGAGCCTCCAGGACGCTGTTCTCATTACCCAGCCAGACCCAGAACTTTG CGACCTGGCTTTGGTGCCTGTTGCCATGGTTGACGGTGTGGATGTTGAGCGGTGTTGGGGCAGTGTGGGGCTGTGTTAGGGTCCTCTACCTCTGGGAGCCTGTCACCCCCCTCCACTCGCCCAAATCTGTCTCTTTCTGGAGGCAACGTAAACAAGCAGACCTACATCTCAACAGA GGTGACTATACAGCAGCCATGGCCAGTTTGAAAACCTGCCTGTCAGTCTTGACCAGAGCGCTGCCCACCACCAGTTGggacctcctcttctccctctcctggaACCTAATTCGCTACTGTCTGCATCACCCCACCCCTCTGGGCTGGCTGGTTCGCCAGGTTGGTGGGAAGCACAAGGGGGAGGAGTCCAAGACCAGCTCCCGGGATGCAGCTCTGGTCTACCATAggctgagccagctgcagctcaCAG ggaAGCTTCCCCAGCGCAGTGGCCTGtgggctctgtctctgtctatgagTGCTGTCAACCTCAGTGAGAGCGCCCAAAGCAAGATGGCCCCTGCCCAGCAGGCCCAGATCTATGTCACCGCGGCAACAGCTTTGCGCACTGTCCTGGGCCACCACCTCTCCTGCCTGCCT GGTTACCTGTTGAGCTGTGCTGAGGGTGTGGCCAGCCAATCAGACTCCAAGCCCATCCCTGACTGTCTGCACTGGCTCTTCACCCCATTGGGCAGGCAGTTCTTCCTCAGCTGTGATTGGTCTGTGAAGTCTGAGAGCAGAGAGGGCGTGTACACTTCCCAGAGAGACCCAG cTGACCCCATCGCTCAGCTGCATCGTTGTTTTTGTGAGAAGCTGCTGGAGAGAGCTGTGCACTCCCTCATCCAGCCCCACACTGACACGGAGGKAGACAAGCCCAAGAACGACTCTGG ggagttCTCCAGTGCCTTGGAGTTTCTCCAGCTATTAAACAGCTGCACAGAggagtcctcctctcctcccttcKCAGCCCCACCTAATCACACCACCATGCCAG TGGCAGACCCAGTGAGTCGCTGGTGGGCATTGGTCCTAAAGGCTGCTGCCCATTGGCTGCAAGGAGATGATGTCGCTGTGAGGTCACTGCTGGCAGAGGCAGAGCGCATGCCCAGAGCTCTCCATACCCTCGA TCATCCGTTGCCCaaggctgtgctgctgctgtgtaAGGCGGTGCAGATGAGCCTGTCTCCTCTGAAGGGAGAGGGGGCGGTGGCCAGTCTGTCTCACTGCGAAAGGGCCAGCAGCTACCTGCGCACCAGCATCTCTGTTCCCCTGTCCGCCCAGCCTGGCAACTGGCTCAACAAG GGGGTGGAGCTCCTGGTCTGTGACCTCTTGCTGACCCTCAGGACCAGCCTATGGCAAAGAGGAAGCAGCAGcaatggggagccaggccccGCCCCTAGCTCCCAATTGGCTGGATTCCAGCGGGACCTGAGTTCGTTGCGAAGGCTGGGCCAATGCTACAGACAGGCACAACACAAG GTGTTCCTGCATGAGACCACAGTGAGGCTGATGGCTGGTGCCAGTCCCACCCGCACACACCAGCTACTGGAGCACAGCCTCCGACGCAGGACCAACAATCCTGGATACACCACGG CAGAGGGTGACTGTGTTCTGGGTGAGCGTGAAAGGGCTCATGCCATCCTGCTGGCGTGCCGCCACCTACCCTTACCCCTGCTGACCCCACCAGGGCACCGCGCCCGCCTGCTGGCCGAGGCCAAGCGCACGCTTGAGCGTGTGGGCGACCGCCGCTCCCTACAGGACTGTCAGCAGATCCTGCTCCGCCTCAGCGGGGGCACCACCATCGCGGCCTCCTGA
- the srebf2 gene encoding sterol regulatory element-binding protein 2 isoform X2 has product MDSNVSGEYISTMENMDPTLSELGDEFTLGDIDEMLQFVSNQVGDFPDLFEDQMASAGSLQNGAGATPRPPTQAPQTPQTTTTVYQXSKVTLXPTQTLAPHSLPLTPPQTPVQTFSSGQHQIRAPPLLQPRPQMQAIQPQPQQQPTIQVHSQSIPMQTHSFPVHTLVQTHNQALPIQTQAQTVMITSSGGQSRFIQNPVICHQSPTTSFQVLQPQMQSIMTSPQVQPMTIQHQRLLQTGQTIQTLSTAPTVHTMQQQVQQLLVHQPQILKTENLVLTTLKPDGTQVLSTMQNPGITTLTHPIQTQTLQVPTLMGSNILTTVPVMMGGGDKLPIKQLSSGTSHCVGGNRQVMDHGMGMVMGPGGVMKEGERRTTHNIIEKRYRSSINDKILELRDLVMGGDTKMHKSGVLRKAIDYIKYLQQVNHKLRQENLALKMNSKNKSVVLSDDVEMKPEMLMMSPPASESGSGSPREFSPYCIDSEPGSPLLDHEQVKSEPGSPSSVGVMDRSRLLLCALTFFCLSLNPLPSLLGSEAQGSSGLTSAHGASRTLFSLPSQTQNFATWLWCLLPWLTVWMLSGVGAVWGCVRVLYLWEPVTPLHSPKSVSFWRQRKQADLHLNRGDYTAAMASLKTCLSVLTRALPTTSWDLLFSLSWNLIRYCLHHPTPLGWLVRQVGGKHKGEESKTSSRDAALVYHRLSQLQLTGKLPQRSGLWALSLSMSAVNLSESAQSKMAPAQQAQIYVTAATALRTVLGHHLSCLPGYLLSCAEGVASQSDSKPIPDCLHWLFTPLGRQFFLSCDWSVKSESREGVYTSQRDPADPIAQLHRCFCEKLLERAVHSLIQPHTDTEXDKPKNDSGEFSSALEFLQLLNSCTEESSSPPFXAPPNHTTMPVADPVSRWWALVLKAAAHWLQGDDVAVRSLLAEAERMPRALHTLDHPLPKAVLLLCKAVQMSLSPLKGEGAVASLSHCERASSYLRTSISVPLSAQPGNWLNKGVELLVCDLLLTLRTSLWQRGSSSNGEPGPAPSSQLAGFQRDLSSLRRLGQCYRQAQHKVFLHETTVRLMAGASPTRTHQLLEHSLRRRTNNPGYTTAEGDCVLGERERAHAILLACRHLPLPLLTPPGHRARLLAEAKRTLERVGDRRSLQDCQQILLRLSGGTTIAAS; this is encoded by the exons AGATGCTCCAGTTTGTCAGCAACCAGGTGGGGGACTTCCCCGACCTCTTTGAGGACCAGATGGCCTCTGCGGGCTCCCTACAGAATGGTGCTGGGGCCACCCCACGCCCACCCACTCAAGCCCCACAGACACCCCAGACCACTACCACAGTTTACCAGKACAGCAARGTGACCCTCARCCCCACCCAAACACTGGCCCCCCAYTCCCTGCCCCTCACCCCACCACAGACCCCAGTCCAGACGTTCTCTTCGGGGCAGCATCAGATCCGCGCCCCTCCCCTGCTCCAGCCCCGGCCCCAGATGCAGGCcatccagccccagccccagcagcAACCCACCATCCAGGTCCACAGCCAGAGCATCCCCATGCAGACGCATAGCTTCCCTGTGCACACCCTGGTCCAGACCCACAACCAGGCTCTGCCCATTCAGACCCAGGCCCAGACGGTGATGATCACATCCAGCGGCGGCCAGTCCCGCTTTATCCAGAACCCTGTCATCTGCCACCAGAGTCCCACTACAAGCTTCCAAG TCCTCCAACCGCAGATGCAGAGCATAATGACATCACCACAGGTTCAACCCATGACCATCCAGCACCAGAGACTACTGCAGACGGGCCAGACCATCCAGACTCTCTCCACCGCGCCTACAGTCCACACCATGCAACAGCAGGTTCAACAG CTTCTGGTCCACCAGCCTCAGATTCTGAAGACAGAGAATCTGGTTCTGACCACCCTGAAACCTGATGGGACACAGGTTCTGTCCACCATGCAGAACCCTGGGATCACCACCTTGACCCATCCTATCCAGACACAGACTCTACAGGTACCG ACTCTGATGGGCAGTAACATCCTGACCACTGTGCCTGTCAtgatggggggtggagacaagctgCCCATCAAACAGCTGTCGTCAGGCACCTCCCACTGTGTAGGTGGGAACAGGCAGGTGATGGACCATGGGATGGGGATGGTGATGGGTCCAGGGGGGGTgatgaaggagggggagaggagaaccaCCCACAACATCATTGAGAAGAGGTACCGCTCCTCCATCAATGACAAGATCCTGGAGCTGAGAGACCTGGTCATGGGCGGCGACACCAAG ATGCACAAGTCAGGAGTGCTGAGGAAAGCCATCGACTACATCAAATACCTGCAGCAGGTCAACCACAAACTACGGCAGGAGAACCTGGCCCTCAAGATGAACAGCAAGAACA AGTCAGTGGTGCTGTCTGACGATGTGGAGATGAAACCAGAGATGCTGATGATGTCACCTCCAGCCTCGGAGTCTGGTTCAGGATCTCCTCGTGAGTTCTCTCCATACTGCATCGACTCCGAGCCTGGCAGTCCCTTACTGGACCATGAGCAG gtGAAGAGTGAGCCTGGCTCACCATCTTCCGTGGGAGTGATGGATcgctctcgtctcctcctctgcGCCCTCACCTTCTTCTGCCTCTCCCTCAACCCCCTGCCCTCTCTCCTGGGATCTGAGGCCCAGGGCAGCTCTGGCTTGACCTCTGCACACGGAGCCTCCAGGACGCTGTTCTCATTACCCAGCCAGACCCAGAACTTTG CGACCTGGCTTTGGTGCCTGTTGCCATGGTTGACGGTGTGGATGTTGAGCGGTGTTGGGGCAGTGTGGGGCTGTGTTAGGGTCCTCTACCTCTGGGAGCCTGTCACCCCCCTCCACTCGCCCAAATCTGTCTCTTTCTGGAGGCAACGTAAACAAGCAGACCTACATCTCAACAGA GGTGACTATACAGCAGCCATGGCCAGTTTGAAAACCTGCCTGTCAGTCTTGACCAGAGCGCTGCCCACCACCAGTTGggacctcctcttctccctctcctggaACCTAATTCGCTACTGTCTGCATCACCCCACCCCTCTGGGCTGGCTGGTTCGCCAGGTTGGTGGGAAGCACAAGGGGGAGGAGTCCAAGACCAGCTCCCGGGATGCAGCTCTGGTCTACCATAggctgagccagctgcagctcaCAG ggaAGCTTCCCCAGCGCAGTGGCCTGtgggctctgtctctgtctatgagTGCTGTCAACCTCAGTGAGAGCGCCCAAAGCAAGATGGCCCCTGCCCAGCAGGCCCAGATCTATGTCACCGCGGCAACAGCTTTGCGCACTGTCCTGGGCCACCACCTCTCCTGCCTGCCT GGTTACCTGTTGAGCTGTGCTGAGGGTGTGGCCAGCCAATCAGACTCCAAGCCCATCCCTGACTGTCTGCACTGGCTCTTCACCCCATTGGGCAGGCAGTTCTTCCTCAGCTGTGATTGGTCTGTGAAGTCTGAGAGCAGAGAGGGCGTGTACACTTCCCAGAGAGACCCAG cTGACCCCATCGCTCAGCTGCATCGTTGTTTTTGTGAGAAGCTGCTGGAGAGAGCTGTGCACTCCCTCATCCAGCCCCACACTGACACGGAGGKAGACAAGCCCAAGAACGACTCTGG ggagttCTCCAGTGCCTTGGAGTTTCTCCAGCTATTAAACAGCTGCACAGAggagtcctcctctcctcccttcKCAGCCCCACCTAATCACACCACCATGCCAG TGGCAGACCCAGTGAGTCGCTGGTGGGCATTGGTCCTAAAGGCTGCTGCCCATTGGCTGCAAGGAGATGATGTCGCTGTGAGGTCACTGCTGGCAGAGGCAGAGCGCATGCCCAGAGCTCTCCATACCCTCGA TCATCCGTTGCCCaaggctgtgctgctgctgtgtaAGGCGGTGCAGATGAGCCTGTCTCCTCTGAAGGGAGAGGGGGCGGTGGCCAGTCTGTCTCACTGCGAAAGGGCCAGCAGCTACCTGCGCACCAGCATCTCTGTTCCCCTGTCCGCCCAGCCTGGCAACTGGCTCAACAAG GGGGTGGAGCTCCTGGTCTGTGACCTCTTGCTGACCCTCAGGACCAGCCTATGGCAAAGAGGAAGCAGCAGcaatggggagccaggccccGCCCCTAGCTCCCAATTGGCTGGATTCCAGCGGGACCTGAGTTCGTTGCGAAGGCTGGGCCAATGCTACAGACAGGCACAACACAAG GTGTTCCTGCATGAGACCACAGTGAGGCTGATGGCTGGTGCCAGTCCCACCCGCACACACCAGCTACTGGAGCACAGCCTCCGACGCAGGACCAACAATCCTGGATACACCACGG CAGAGGGTGACTGTGTTCTGGGTGAGCGTGAAAGGGCTCATGCCATCCTGCTGGCGTGCCGCCACCTACCCTTACCCCTGCTGACCCCACCAGGGCACCGCGCCCGCCTGCTGGCCGAGGCCAAGCGCACGCTTGAGCGTGTGGGCGACCGCCGCTCCCTACAGGACTGTCAGCAGATCCTGCTCCGCCTCAGCGGGGGCACCACCATCGCGGCCTCCTGA